In one Neobacillus sp. CF12 genomic region, the following are encoded:
- a CDS encoding M23 family metallopeptidase, whose protein sequence is MILRITSKFGSVDAVHKTPHTGIDLAMPEGTTLRALGEGVVDRIYDGTTNFGKGLSIKFDDGTRVIYGHMNEVKARIGEHVHACEIIGLSGNTGNSTGPHLHLGMRAPDGDWLDPTPLADNVVNHVGQINWWDGPITQIKGWLGEKFTEITVDGFVDFIADIALALPFLAVVGGSVYALINIFSKGAAKWSAIATVIYGLFIIRHC, encoded by the coding sequence ATGATACTCCGAATAACTAGCAAGTTCGGCTCGGTCGACGCGGTTCACAAAACGCCTCATACCGGCATTGACCTTGCTATGCCCGAAGGAACGACACTCAGAGCTCTAGGCGAGGGCGTAGTGGACCGGATATATGATGGCACAACTAATTTCGGAAAAGGGCTTTCGATTAAATTTGACGACGGTACGCGGGTTATATACGGGCATATGAACGAAGTAAAAGCGCGGATAGGTGAGCATGTTCATGCTTGCGAAATAATCGGGCTAAGCGGCAACACAGGCAATTCGACGGGTCCGCATTTGCATCTCGGAATGAGGGCACCTGACGGCGATTGGCTTGATCCGACGCCTCTGGCGGATAATGTCGTTAATCATGTCGGGCAAATAAACTGGTGGGACGGTCCTATAACGCAGATTAAGGGGTGGTTAGGTGAAAAATTTACGGAAATTACCGTTGACGGCTTTGTTGATTTTATCGCGGATATTGCTCTGGCGCTTCCTTTCCTCGCCGTTGTTGGCGGTAGCGTGTATGCTCTTATTAACATATTTAGTAAAGGGGCTGCGAAGTGGAGCGCAATAGCGACGGTGATATATGGTCTATTTATAATAAGGCACTGTTAA
- a CDS encoding helix-turn-helix domain-containing protein has translation MERKVFDKRNPTEGGKHFIPLPSDARHYVNHDRMSADKLFLYALIIDYYNPLEGCAFPSVETLAVKYGKVPDTTSSHLDDLKEVGLIDFPEKGFYIPLVPLGEEDFYIEFPQAWENYETAIKRSDTRKKSAAERMRKWRQERGYTD, from the coding sequence ATGGAGAGAAAGGTTTTTGACAAGAGAAATCCAACGGAAGGAGGGAAACATTTTATACCGCTGCCAAGTGACGCCAGGCATTACGTTAATCACGATAGGATGAGCGCAGATAAATTATTTCTGTATGCGTTGATAATCGATTATTACAATCCTCTAGAAGGCTGCGCGTTTCCGTCGGTAGAAACACTGGCAGTTAAATACGGTAAGGTTCCGGATACTACGAGCAGTCACCTAGATGATTTAAAGGAAGTCGGGTTGATCGATTTTCCCGAAAAGGGATTTTATATACCGCTTGTTCCGTTGGGTGAGGAAGATTTTTATATAGAGTTTCCGCAGGCGTGGGAAAACTACGAAACGGCAATAAAACGAAGCGATACAAGAAAGAAATCTGCGGCAGAGAGAATGAGAAAATGGAGGCAGGAAAGAGGTTACACGGATTAA
- the eno gene encoding phosphopyruvate hydratase, which produces MPIILDVYAREVLDSRGNPTVEVEVTTESGAFGRALVPSGASTGEYEAVELRDGDKERYLGKGVLKAVDNVNEIIAPHLVGEEFSVLDQVSVDHALIELDGTENKGKLGANAILGVSMAVAHAAADYLGVPLYQYLGGFNAKQLPVPMMNIVNGGEHADNNVDIQEFMVMPVGAPNFREALRMGTEIFHSLKSVLKEKGLNTAVGDEGGFAPNLGSNEEALQTIVQAIEKAGYKPGEEVFLAMDAASSEFYNKEDGKYHLAGEGVVKTSAEMVDWYEELSNKYPIISIEDGLDENDWEGHKLLTERIGNRVQLVGDDLFVTNTKKLSEGITNGIGNSILIKVNQIGTLTETFDAIEMAKRAGYTAVISHRSGETEDNTIADIAVATNAGQIKTGAPSRTDRVAKYNQLLRIEDQLGETAQYNGLKSFYNLRK; this is translated from the coding sequence ATGCCAATTATTTTAGATGTATACGCTCGTGAAGTACTAGATTCCCGCGGTAACCCAACAGTTGAAGTAGAAGTAACTACAGAATCAGGTGCTTTTGGACGTGCATTAGTTCCAAGTGGTGCTTCTACTGGTGAATACGAAGCAGTAGAACTTCGTGATGGGGATAAAGAACGTTACCTTGGTAAAGGTGTATTAAAAGCAGTTGATAACGTTAACGAAATTATTGCTCCACACCTTGTTGGCGAAGAATTTAGTGTATTAGATCAAGTTTCTGTTGACCATGCTCTTATTGAGCTTGATGGTACTGAAAACAAAGGTAAATTAGGTGCAAATGCAATCCTAGGTGTTTCGATGGCCGTAGCTCATGCTGCTGCAGACTATTTAGGTGTTCCTTTATATCAATATCTTGGTGGATTCAATGCAAAGCAACTTCCAGTTCCAATGATGAACATTGTAAATGGTGGAGAGCATGCTGATAATAACGTAGATATTCAAGAATTCATGGTTATGCCTGTAGGAGCTCCTAACTTCAGAGAAGCACTTCGTATGGGTACAGAAATTTTCCACAGCTTAAAATCAGTTCTTAAAGAAAAAGGTCTTAACACAGCAGTTGGAGATGAAGGTGGATTTGCTCCAAATCTTGGCTCAAACGAAGAAGCACTTCAAACAATTGTTCAAGCAATTGAAAAAGCTGGTTACAAGCCTGGTGAAGAAGTATTCTTGGCAATGGACGCTGCATCTTCTGAGTTCTATAACAAAGAAGATGGAAAATATCACTTAGCAGGTGAAGGTGTTGTTAAAACTTCAGCTGAAATGGTTGATTGGTATGAAGAGCTTTCTAACAAATATCCAATTATCTCCATTGAAGATGGTTTAGATGAAAACGATTGGGAAGGTCACAAGCTTCTAACTGAACGTATTGGAAACAGAGTTCAATTAGTTGGTGACGATTTATTTGTTACAAATACTAAGAAACTTTCTGAAGGAATCACAAATGGTATCGGTAACTCAATCCTAATCAAAGTTAACCAAATCGGTACTTTGACTGAAACTTTTGATGCGATTGAAATGGCGAAGCGTGCAGGTTATACAGCTGTTATTTCTCACCGTTCTGGTGAAACAGAAGATAACACAATTGCTGATATCGCTGTTGCTACAAATGCTGGTCAAATCAAAACAGGTGCTCCTTCACGTACAGACCGTGTTGCAAAATACAACCAGTTACTACGTATTGAAGACCAATTAGGTGAAACAGCACAATACAACGGATTAAAATCTTTCTATAACTTAAGAAAATAA
- a CDS encoding glutaredoxin family protein: MRQTVISFYTRKRCPLCEKAKKTILELKEEFNFSLEEIDIDESDELTELYGIMIPVVHIDGEEVAFGIINKIDISNRLQEKIRNF; this comes from the coding sequence ATGCGACAAACAGTCATTAGCTTTTATACTAGAAAACGCTGCCCACTTTGTGAGAAAGCAAAAAAAACAATCCTTGAATTAAAAGAGGAATTTAATTTTTCTCTCGAAGAAATTGATATTGATGAAAGTGATGAATTAACGGAACTGTACGGAATTATGATTCCTGTTGTTCATATTGATGGCGAGGAAGTTGCTTTTGGAATAATTAACAAAATTGACATAAGTAACCGTTTACAAGAAAAAATACGAAACTTTTAA
- the tpiA gene encoding triose-phosphate isomerase, whose amino-acid sequence MRKPIIAGNWKMNKTLAEAKSFTEEVKGLVPDSGKIDSVICAPALFLQNLVEISEGTDVKIGAQNMHFEESGAFTGEISPKPLSEIGVQYVIIGHSERREMFNETDESVNLKTLAAFKYNLTPIVCCGETLEQRENGETNDLVAAQVQKALAGLTDEQVKQTVIAYEPIWAIGTGKSSTSQDANDVCAHIRQVIGQQFSEDVANAVRIQYGGSVKPENIKEYMAQPDIDGALVGGASLEARSFLQLLEAGSYE is encoded by the coding sequence ATGCGTAAACCGATTATTGCAGGTAACTGGAAAATGAATAAAACACTAGCAGAGGCTAAAAGTTTCACGGAAGAAGTAAAAGGACTTGTTCCCGATTCTGGGAAAATTGATTCTGTCATCTGTGCACCAGCTTTATTTTTACAAAATCTTGTAGAAATCAGCGAAGGCACCGATGTTAAAATTGGTGCACAAAACATGCATTTTGAAGAAAGTGGAGCATTTACTGGGGAAATCAGCCCTAAACCACTTTCTGAAATTGGGGTTCAATATGTAATTATTGGCCATTCAGAGCGCAGAGAAATGTTTAATGAAACAGATGAATCTGTAAACTTAAAAACACTTGCAGCCTTTAAATATAACTTAACACCAATCGTATGCTGTGGTGAAACACTTGAGCAACGTGAAAATGGTGAAACAAATGATTTAGTTGCTGCTCAGGTACAAAAAGCACTTGCAGGTTTAACTGATGAGCAAGTGAAACAAACTGTTATTGCCTACGAACCGATCTGGGCGATTGGAACAGGTAAATCTTCTACATCACAGGATGCAAATGATGTTTGCGCGCATATTCGTCAAGTTATTGGCCAGCAGTTCAGTGAAGATGTTGCCAATGCTGTTAGAATTCAATATGGCGGCAGTGTAAAACCAGAGAACATTAAAGAGTATATGGCTCAGCCAGATATCGATGGTGCTCTTGTGGGTGGAGCAAGCCTTGAAGCTCGCTCATTCTTGCAGCTATTGGAGGCAGGAAGCTATGAGTAA
- a CDS encoding DUF3231 family protein translates to MLTRFKERDLIKEQLLGNISTTMEVTDSTILPFSNKLIVSLFHSLNAIDITLLGHAMSVSMRTDLVANYQKFITEILIYAGKGFNLMVDRGWLQQPPMAPNRKDLEDMK, encoded by the coding sequence GTGTTAACTAGATTTAAAGAACGAGACTTAATAAAAGAACAACTTCTTGGGAATATTTCAACCACAATGGAAGTAACCGATTCAACCATACTGCCCTTTTCTAATAAACTAATTGTTTCCCTGTTTCATTCATTGAACGCCATCGATATTACGTTACTTGGCCACGCGATGTCCGTGTCGATGCGGACAGACTTGGTGGCAAATTATCAAAAATTCATAACAGAAATTTTGATTTATGCAGGGAAAGGATTCAATTTAATGGTTGATCGCGGCTGGCTCCAACAGCCTCCGATGGCACCAAATCGAAAAGATCTTGAAGATATGAAATGA
- a CDS encoding phosphoglycerate kinase produces the protein MNKKTLKDVDVKGKRVFCRVDFNVPMQDGKITDETRIRAALPTIQYLVDQGAKVILASHFGRPKGKVVEEMRLTPVGVRLSELLGKNVQKADEAYGDSVKSLIESMNEGDVLLLENVRFYPGEEKNDAELAKSFAELADVYVNDAFGAAHRAHASTEGIAHHLPAVSGLLMEKELDVLGKALSNPERPFTAIIGGAKVKDKIGVIENLLEQVDNLIIGGGLAYTFVKAQGHEIGKSLLEADKIDLANSFIEKAKEKGVNFYMPVDAIVADDFSGDANIKEVAIEEIPADWEALDIGPKTREIYRDVIQKSKLVIWNGPMGVFEIDAFAGGTKAVAEALAEAEGTYSVIGGGDSAAAVEKFNLAEKMSHISTGGGASLEFMEGKELPGVVALNDK, from the coding sequence ATGAACAAGAAAACATTAAAAGATGTTGATGTTAAAGGAAAACGCGTATTCTGCCGCGTGGATTTTAACGTGCCGATGCAGGATGGAAAAATTACTGATGAAACAAGAATTCGCGCTGCTTTACCAACGATTCAATACCTTGTTGATCAGGGTGCTAAAGTCATTTTAGCGAGCCATTTTGGACGTCCAAAAGGTAAAGTGGTTGAGGAAATGCGCTTAACTCCAGTGGGTGTAAGACTTTCTGAACTACTTGGTAAAAACGTACAGAAAGCGGATGAAGCCTATGGTGATTCTGTTAAATCTTTGATTGAATCAATGAATGAAGGCGATGTTCTTCTTCTTGAAAACGTTCGGTTTTATCCAGGTGAGGAAAAGAATGATGCAGAACTTGCGAAATCGTTTGCAGAACTTGCTGATGTTTATGTAAACGACGCATTTGGTGCTGCACACAGAGCCCATGCTTCTACAGAAGGTATTGCACACCATCTTCCTGCGGTATCTGGTCTTTTAATGGAAAAAGAGCTTGATGTTCTTGGAAAAGCTTTATCAAATCCTGAGCGTCCGTTTACTGCCATTATTGGCGGTGCAAAGGTTAAGGACAAGATTGGTGTTATAGAAAATCTATTAGAACAGGTTGATAACCTAATCATTGGCGGCGGACTTGCCTATACATTTGTTAAAGCGCAAGGTCATGAAATTGGTAAATCACTGCTTGAGGCAGATAAAATTGACTTAGCAAATTCTTTTATCGAGAAAGCAAAAGAAAAAGGTGTCAATTTCTATATGCCAGTTGATGCAATCGTTGCGGACGACTTTTCTGGGGATGCGAATATCAAAGAAGTAGCGATTGAGGAAATTCCTGCTGATTGGGAAGCACTTGATATCGGACCAAAGACTAGAGAGATATACCGTGACGTAATCCAAAAGTCAAAATTAGTAATTTGGAACGGACCTATGGGTGTGTTTGAAATCGATGCATTTGCTGGTGGAACAAAGGCAGTTGCAGAAGCACTTGCAGAAGCAGAAGGTACATATTCTGTAATTGGCGGCGGAGACTCCGCAGCTGCAGTAGAAAAATTCAATTTAGCAGAGAAAATGAGCCATATTTCAACAGGCGGCGGCGCTTCACTTGAATTTATGGAAGGCAAAGAACTTCCAGGCGTTGTAGCATTAAACGATAAATAA
- the gpmI gene encoding 2,3-bisphosphoglycerate-independent phosphoglycerate mutase: MSKSPVALIILDGFGCRDEQKGNAVYHAKKPNFDRYWSNFPHSHLTASGEAVGLPEGQMGNSEVGHLNIGAGRIVYQSLTRVNIAIREGEFEKNETICSAMDHVKKNGTNLHLFGLLSDGGVHSHINHMFALLKLAKEEGIENVYIHGFLDGRDVGQKTAAKYIQQTLDKMKEYGVGEFATISGRYYSMDRDNRWERVEKSYCSMVYGDGPAYTNPLEVVEDSYQHGIYDEFVIPSVITKEDGQPVATIQENDAVIFYNFRPDRAIQISNVFTNEDFRPFDRGEKHPRNLFFVCLTHFSESVNGYVAFKPSNLDNTLGEVLSQNGLKQLRIAETEKYPHVTFFMSGGREEKFPGEERILINSPKVATYDLQPEMSAYEVTDALLKEIQDDKFDAIILNFANPDMVGHSGMLEPTVKAIETVDECLGKIVDLIIEKGGTAIITADHGNADEVITPEGNPMTAHTTNPVPVIITKNDVELREGGILGDLAPTMLNLLGVGQPEEMTGKSLIK; the protein is encoded by the coding sequence ATGAGTAAGTCTCCCGTTGCCCTCATCATTCTAGATGGATTTGGATGCAGGGATGAACAAAAAGGGAATGCTGTCTATCATGCAAAAAAACCGAATTTCGATCGGTATTGGAGTAATTTTCCACACTCACATTTAACCGCTTCGGGAGAGGCAGTTGGGCTTCCAGAGGGACAAATGGGTAACTCAGAAGTTGGCCATTTGAATATCGGTGCAGGCCGTATTGTTTACCAAAGCTTAACTCGTGTGAATATTGCCATTCGTGAAGGTGAATTTGAAAAAAATGAAACCATCTGTAGTGCGATGGATCATGTTAAGAAAAACGGAACCAACTTACATTTATTTGGATTATTATCGGATGGCGGTGTACACAGCCATATTAACCATATGTTTGCACTCTTAAAGCTGGCGAAAGAAGAAGGAATTGAGAATGTTTACATTCATGGTTTCCTTGACGGACGTGATGTTGGCCAGAAAACAGCTGCAAAATATATTCAACAAACTTTGGATAAAATGAAGGAGTATGGCGTTGGAGAATTTGCTACCATTTCTGGACGCTATTATTCAATGGACCGTGACAACCGCTGGGAGCGTGTTGAAAAGTCATATTGTTCAATGGTTTATGGTGATGGGCCTGCTTACACGAATCCATTAGAGGTAGTAGAGGATTCCTACCAACATGGAATTTATGATGAATTCGTCATTCCATCCGTAATTACAAAGGAAGATGGTCAGCCGGTTGCGACAATCCAAGAAAATGATGCAGTCATATTCTATAATTTCCGTCCAGACCGAGCAATCCAAATTTCTAATGTATTTACAAACGAAGATTTTAGACCTTTTGACCGCGGTGAAAAACATCCGAGAAATTTATTTTTTGTTTGTTTAACACATTTCAGTGAGTCGGTTAACGGATATGTTGCTTTTAAGCCTTCTAACTTAGACAACACATTAGGAGAGGTCTTATCGCAAAATGGTTTGAAGCAATTAAGAATTGCCGAAACAGAAAAGTATCCACATGTTACCTTCTTTATGAGCGGCGGCCGTGAGGAAAAGTTCCCTGGTGAAGAGCGGATTTTAATCAACTCTCCAAAAGTTGCTACCTATGACCTGCAGCCTGAGATGAGTGCCTATGAAGTTACAGACGCTCTGCTTAAGGAAATTCAGGATGATAAATTTGATGCCATTATCCTAAACTTTGCTAATCCTGATATGGTAGGTCATTCAGGTATGTTAGAACCGACTGTGAAGGCAATTGAAACGGTTGATGAATGCTTAGGGAAGATTGTTGATTTAATTATTGAAAAAGGTGGGACAGCTATTATTACTGCTGACCATGGTAATGCAGATGAAGTCATTACACCAGAAGGCAATCCAATGACAGCACATACAACGAATCCAGTACCGGTCATCATTACTAAGAATGATGTGGAACTGCGAGAAGGCGGTATTCTTGGAGATTTAGCTCCAACGATGTTAAATCTGCTTGGTGTAGGACAGCCTGAGGAAATGACAGGAAAATCATTAATTAAATAA
- the gap gene encoding type I glyceraldehyde-3-phosphate dehydrogenase, with amino-acid sequence MTVKVGINGFGRIGRNVFRAALNNADMEIVAINDLTDANMLAHLLKYDTVHGTLQQEVTVDGEYLVVGNQKVKVIAERDPAQLGWGELGVEVVVESTGRFTKREDAAKHLEAGAKKVIISAPADNEDITIVMGVNQDQYDPANHHVLSNASCTTNCLAPFAKVLNDEFGIKRGMMTTIHSYTNDQQILDLPHKDYRRARAAAENMIPTSTGAAKAVSLVLPELKGKLNGMAVRVPTPNVSIVDLVAELEKDVTAEEVNAALKTAAEGPLKGILHYSELPLVSTDYNGSPASSSIDSLSTMVLEGNMVKVLSWYDNEVGYSSRVVDLIGYIAQKGL; translated from the coding sequence ATGACAGTAAAAGTTGGTATTAATGGATTTGGTCGTATCGGCCGTAACGTATTCCGTGCGGCATTAAATAATGCAGATATGGAAATCGTAGCAATTAACGATTTAACTGATGCAAATATGCTTGCGCACCTTTTAAAATACGATACTGTTCATGGAACACTTCAACAAGAAGTTACTGTTGACGGCGAATATTTAGTTGTTGGCAACCAAAAGGTAAAAGTAATTGCTGAACGCGATCCAGCTCAATTAGGTTGGGGAGAACTTGGTGTTGAAGTAGTAGTTGAATCTACTGGACGTTTCACAAAGCGTGAAGACGCAGCAAAACACCTTGAAGCAGGTGCGAAGAAAGTTATCATTTCTGCTCCAGCAGATAACGAAGATATCACTATCGTAATGGGTGTTAACCAAGATCAATACGATCCGGCAAACCACCACGTATTATCAAACGCTTCATGTACAACAAACTGTCTAGCTCCTTTTGCGAAGGTTTTAAATGATGAATTCGGAATTAAGCGTGGAATGATGACTACAATCCACTCTTATACAAATGACCAACAAATTCTAGATTTACCACATAAGGACTACCGTCGTGCACGTGCAGCAGCTGAGAACATGATTCCAACTTCTACAGGTGCAGCAAAAGCTGTTTCATTGGTACTTCCTGAACTTAAAGGTAAATTAAACGGTATGGCAGTACGTGTACCAACACCTAACGTTTCTATCGTTGATTTAGTTGCTGAGTTAGAAAAGGATGTAACGGCTGAAGAAGTAAATGCAGCACTAAAAACAGCTGCTGAAGGTCCATTAAAAGGAATTTTACACTATAGCGAACTTCCATTAGTATCAACAGATTATAATGGCAGCCCTGCTTCTTCATCTATTGATTCATTATCAACAATGGTTCTTGAAGGCAACATGGTTAAAGTATTATCTTGGTATGACAACGAAGTTGGTTACTCAAGCCGTGTTGTTGACCTTATTGGATACATCGCTCAAAAAGGTCTATAA
- a CDS encoding sugar-binding domain-containing protein produces the protein MQSLIDIQKRLLPDLLQVLHKRYSILRHISFMQPVGRRSLATNLGYTERVLRGEVDFLKEQNLISINNIGMSLTSEGKNLLEDLEEMIRELIGIDVMELELKHRLKIRKVVIVPGNSDDSLMVKDDLGKASALCMKNYLDGKNIIAVTGGSTMAAVANVLTPELGKKDLLFVPARGGIGEDVQNQANTISSIMSRNTRSKHRVFYVPDQVSNEIYESLIKEPDIHDVLNLIRSASMVLHGIGDAITMAERRKTKPEIMQKLIDNSAVGEAFGYYFNEDGEIVHKVLTIGLQLEDLTQIPNVIAVAGGASKAKAIKAYMKKAPASTILITDEGAARKLLKG, from the coding sequence ATGCAATCACTCATCGATATTCAAAAAAGATTATTACCTGATCTCCTTCAAGTGCTACACAAACGATATTCTATCCTTAGGCATATAAGTTTTATGCAGCCTGTAGGAAGAAGGAGTCTTGCTACCAACCTTGGGTATACAGAACGAGTCCTTCGTGGCGAAGTGGATTTCCTAAAGGAACAAAATCTTATTTCTATTAACAATATTGGAATGAGTTTAACCTCTGAAGGGAAAAATTTGCTGGAAGACTTAGAAGAAATGATTCGCGAACTAATTGGGATCGATGTGATGGAGCTAGAATTAAAACATCGTCTTAAAATTCGTAAAGTAGTTATCGTACCGGGCAACAGTGATGATTCCTTAATGGTAAAGGATGACCTAGGTAAGGCCAGCGCATTATGCATGAAAAATTACTTAGATGGGAAAAATATTATCGCTGTAACTGGCGGTTCAACCATGGCAGCTGTTGCAAATGTACTTACCCCTGAACTTGGAAAAAAGGATCTTCTATTTGTTCCTGCTCGAGGTGGAATAGGTGAGGATGTACAGAATCAAGCAAATACGATTAGCTCGATTATGTCGAGAAATACTCGATCGAAACACCGAGTGTTCTATGTTCCCGACCAGGTTAGTAATGAAATTTATGAATCTCTTATCAAAGAACCAGATATTCATGATGTGTTAAATCTAATTAGATCTGCAAGCATGGTTCTTCATGGTATTGGGGATGCTATTACAATGGCTGAACGTCGAAAAACAAAACCCGAGATTATGCAGAAACTTATAGATAATTCTGCAGTGGGAGAAGCCTTCGGGTATTACTTTAATGAAGATGGTGAAATCGTCCATAAGGTTTTAACGATTGGACTTCAACTAGAAGACTTAACACAGATTCCTAATGTGATTGCAGTAGCCGGTGGTGCGTCCAAGGCAAAAGCAATTAAAGCTTATATGAAAAAAGCACCGGCCTCGACGATACTTATAACCGATGAGGGTGCAGCGAGAAAGTTATTAAAAGGATAA
- the rpoN gene encoding RNA polymerase factor sigma-54, producing the protein MDLKAGLWQQQTLKLAMTQELTQAIALLQYSAQELTSFLENKALENPLIKVENNNIQPINPLIDRNRRKHTKNTENEWIEQIAAKTSSVEEQLISQLKMQKYSSKQLRVIKYLIENLDVNGYLSSEPKEISEQLGVPLELVEESIIVIQALEPAGIGARDLQECLLIQIERENLEDDLALTILTQYFIPFAEKKWKQIAKELQIPLQKIQEIFDTIQQLNPRPGALFEQESSSYIIPDAIVERVGEGFSVRLCDDIIPKISFNDNYYKSFTSSQDAQVGRFLQEKVQDYQWILRSIEQRKETLTRVVSKIVEKQIPFFEKGREYLVPMTMKEIAVELDIHESTVSRAVKEKYVQTPIGTFSLKSFFTSTIQTVSNESTSSSQVKNAIASLIETENKQRPLSDQEIVEELKKCQGIVVSRRTIAKYRDQLGIPSSSKRKRFD; encoded by the coding sequence ATGGATTTAAAAGCAGGTTTATGGCAGCAACAAACGTTAAAATTGGCGATGACACAAGAGTTAACCCAGGCGATTGCACTCTTACAGTATTCAGCACAAGAACTAACTTCTTTTTTAGAGAATAAAGCTCTTGAAAATCCCCTGATCAAGGTTGAAAATAACAATATTCAGCCTATTAACCCATTAATTGACCGCAATCGGCGGAAACATACTAAAAACACAGAAAATGAGTGGATTGAACAAATTGCGGCAAAGACATCTTCTGTTGAAGAACAATTGATCAGTCAACTTAAAATGCAAAAATACTCTAGTAAGCAATTAAGAGTTATTAAATACTTGATTGAAAATCTTGATGTAAACGGATACTTATCTTCAGAACCTAAGGAAATCTCCGAACAATTAGGTGTACCTTTAGAACTGGTAGAGGAGAGCATTATCGTTATCCAAGCATTAGAACCGGCAGGAATCGGGGCACGTGATCTTCAGGAATGCTTATTAATTCAAATTGAAAGAGAAAATTTAGAGGATGACTTAGCGCTAACGATTCTTACTCAGTATTTCATCCCCTTTGCAGAAAAGAAATGGAAGCAAATTGCAAAGGAATTACAAATTCCACTTCAAAAGATTCAAGAGATATTTGACACCATACAACAATTAAATCCACGCCCTGGTGCACTTTTTGAGCAGGAAAGTTCTTCCTATATTATCCCTGATGCGATCGTCGAACGGGTTGGAGAGGGTTTTTCCGTGAGGTTGTGTGATGATATTATTCCTAAAATCAGCTTTAACGACAATTATTATAAAAGTTTTACTAGCAGCCAAGATGCTCAAGTAGGCCGTTTTTTACAAGAGAAAGTACAGGATTATCAATGGATTTTGCGAAGTATCGAGCAAAGAAAAGAAACCTTAACGAGGGTTGTCAGTAAAATTGTGGAAAAGCAGATCCCGTTTTTTGAAAAAGGGCGAGAATATTTAGTTCCAATGACGATGAAAGAAATTGCAGTTGAACTTGATATTCATGAATCCACGGTCAGTCGTGCTGTGAAGGAAAAATATGTTCAAACACCAATTGGAACTTTTTCACTAAAATCCTTCTTCACAAGCACGATTCAAACGGTATCAAATGAAAGCACTTCCTCTAGTCAGGTGAAAAATGCGATTGCTTCGTTGATAGAAACTGAGAATAAACAACGTCCGCTGTCCGATCAAGAAATTGTAGAAGAGCTTAAGAAATGCCAGGGAATTGTGGTTTCAAGGAGAACGATTGCAAAGTACCGCGATCAACTCGGAATACCCTCCTCTTCTAAAAGAAAAAGGTTTGATTGA